From the genome of Hymenobacter cellulosilyticus, one region includes:
- a CDS encoding tetratricopeptide repeat protein produces MNRAEWYKRGQLLLDRHRPEQAEQVLRQGLAEQPRQVFAHILLALALYRQNRMAEARTAAHGALALDPAASEAYYLLSLIENQLEQPTASYAALAEALRLQPFNTKYLAVQAQFLLHQERWAEAQAAAERGLAHNPLHADSLVARAKALCQQKRWAELDQALHRLLAAHPNLTTAHLLRGQEALRQKQYPEARAYIQEALRLDPLNQEAKLLLTASEAKQTLAKPSTLEAPFLNPLPWWGWLAFLALLALSGGALLESADQSEEYFLWYSGGMWAVAALILTGQYGKKLLRQRPLTILLLGMAGVAFCAGYSLVVWHKTYAPDLLRLIPLTVMLSLHRIWGQKQKPLSATTAH; encoded by the coding sequence ATGAATCGGGCGGAATGGTATAAAAGAGGACAGCTGCTGCTGGACCGTCACCGGCCCGAGCAGGCAGAGCAGGTGCTGCGCCAAGGCCTGGCCGAGCAGCCGCGGCAGGTATTTGCCCATATCTTGCTGGCCCTGGCGCTGTACCGGCAAAACCGTATGGCTGAGGCCCGCACCGCCGCGCACGGGGCACTGGCCCTCGACCCGGCCGCTAGTGAGGCATATTACCTGCTGAGCCTGATTGAAAACCAGCTGGAGCAGCCAACGGCCAGTTATGCCGCGCTGGCTGAAGCTCTGCGTCTGCAGCCTTTCAATACCAAATATCTCGCCGTCCAAGCTCAGTTTCTGCTGCACCAGGAGCGGTGGGCCGAGGCCCAGGCGGCGGCCGAGCGGGGCTTGGCCCACAATCCCCTGCACGCCGATAGTCTGGTAGCCAGGGCCAAAGCTTTGTGCCAGCAGAAGCGCTGGGCGGAGCTGGATCAGGCTCTGCACCGCCTGCTGGCCGCGCATCCTAACCTGACCACCGCCCACTTGCTGCGCGGCCAGGAAGCGCTACGGCAAAAGCAGTACCCCGAAGCCCGGGCCTATATTCAGGAGGCGCTGCGCCTCGACCCGCTCAATCAGGAAGCGAAACTGCTGCTAACAGCCAGTGAAGCCAAGCAGACTTTGGCTAAGCCCTCTACGCTGGAGGCTCCTTTCCTCAACCCGCTGCCGTGGTGGGGCTGGCTGGCTTTTCTGGCACTGCTTGCCCTTAGCGGCGGTGCCTTGCTGGAGTCGGCTGATCAGTCGGAAGAGTATTTTCTCTGGTACAGCGGCGGAATGTGGGCCGTGGCCGCGCTTATTTTGACCGGCCAGTACGGAAAAAAGCTTCTCCGGCAGCGGCCGTTAACCATTCTGCTGCTAGGCATGGCCGGGGTAGCATTTTGCGCCGGCTACAGCTTGGTGGTGTGGCACAAAACATACGCTCCAGATCTGCTCCGCTTGATTCCGCTGACGGTGATGCTGAGTCTGCACCGAATTTGGGGACAAAAGCAAAAGCCACTGTCAGCCACAACAGCGCACTAA